The sequence TTCCTTTGCCAAAATAAAATACTTAGGAAGTTTTTCCCATAAGACGAGGGGCTTAGTTAGGACTTTTCCTACTGTTAAGACAGTATGTCAACAGCACAGTTTAACAGCATGCAAAAGCTCTGAGGTCAGGGTATTTTTTCCTATTACAGATGTTGAGAAAGTAGTTAGGTTTCAGTGTTATTTCATTTACCAATCACTTGGTTCAAAGGAATGccattttttttgcatttccacCAGCCATTCAGGATTTGTGTTTGGAGTTTATCATACTGTTAGGGCCAGAATACATATTATAATTCACATTTAGCTTTTAGAccataatacatttttatatattttaagtaTATACCTAAAAAGGTAAATGCTGATTTACTCATTGGGAATTGTGTCTGGCTGTAGTTTCTTGTTGAGTGtgcactcagtggcagagctgagTTTGCATCTTCATTATATGTGAAATTACTCTAAGTGAAATGGGAAGAAATTATTGCCTTGAGGAGAAAACTGAACAATAGTAACAGAGGCCACAGAGTTTTATTAGCAAGGAAGGAGAGATTTCCTTAATTTCATGTATGGACGGAAGTTTCCTTCACACAGCATACATATGGAGGGAACTCCATATAATAATAAAGTAGCAGTGCTGCTGTCCCTGCCCCCAGCATCAGGTGCTGAATGTTTTCTGGTTAAAACTTTGTGTATCCTCAAGTATGGGGACCTTTTCAGACAATCTGGCCACAGCAATGAAAGCACATAGTCTGTTTATTTAATTGCTTGCGCTTCTTATCTGTGCAACTATGAATGAAACAGTAAGAAGAAAGTCATACAGGCCAACAGATTTGTTTTAAACATTATTGAAAGCTGCTCTGTTTTGCTGTGAGGGTGCCTATATAGAATGGAACAGAATAGTTCCTTCAGAGAGGGAGGGATGAGAAATGTATTCACGGATTCATTATAAAAATCACTTAATaaagttgtatccaactaaataaACTTTGGGAATGAAGGCTAGGTTGCAATTAATGTGCCAGCCTTTAAAAAGCCACAAGATTCTTTGTTGCTACAAGTGCTATGCATATGGAATAATAAGAGAATCATTTCCTTGAATGAGTTAATTCCAAAATTCCAAAGAATGAGAGTGTAATTGTGTACACACCCTCAGAGGGGCAAGTGGAAGCAGTTCATGGAGAAGTATGAGAGTTTCGGTAGTTCATAAAGTTCCCTTCCCTTGTTGATTTCACTTCACTGATTCAGCAAGAGCCCTGGACTTCTTAAGACAATTTAATACAATACTGCCAAGTAATAATACACTAGTTTTAATCTTCATGCACTATATAACGGCTGCAAATCTCAAATAATTCTACACCTCACAGTGTCATATTGGCCTTGTTCTCATGTAATATTAAGACAAACTATGGCACACAAGTATGAGCAACCCAGGGTTAAAAATGCAGCTGTGTTGCTCCTGCCACAGTCATGCTGGTGCTGTGCTATCTGGAGCTAAGTCATGGCTACCCTGAGGTAAGCCATAACGCAGCTCACAATTTGCCTACCACAAACAagccataagcaataaataagaaCAAACATTGGTTGTAGCAAGACAAGCCACAAACCTGGGTTTGTCTGTAATGTATAGCCCTAGATAGAATGATAGctgcaggaccagggaggagcaaagtggcttcAGTTTTTGTTCTGGATAACTGAACACTTGTTTGTTCTTGCTAAACCAAAGTTTGGCAAGTTGGTACATTGGATATTAAGGTGCAAATAATGCAACACAATACAGTCAATACCCCCTGTCCAAGGAGTTGTTCCTAAGAACTAGGAATGAAATCTGAGCCACTTTATGTGCACATTGGCTGAAACTCTCTAAAGCCATTAGGGCAAACTCAAAGTCTTTGTAGTATTTCTTTTCAAACCCAGGCTATGAGGCCATGAGTTCATCAAAGCATCTAAATGGGCCCCATTAAAGAAAACTTACATCCTGGGGAAATTCATTTTTATGGGCTGCAACAGGGAAACACTTCATATTGGAAGTACAAACTTCTAAGAAGAAGTTCCAGACAACAGCATACAAAGAAAGGAAATGCATAAACAAATTACAAACTAGCTTGTATTTTTTACTAGGAGTGTGTTCTCTGAAGATATGAGAGAATATGTGCTTCTCCTCCTCTTGGCTTTGTGCTCTGCTAAGCCTTTTATAAGCCCTTCATACTTCACCTTCAAGAACATGATGCTCATGGATATGGAAGACCTTGACGACGACGACGATGACGACGACAAAGATGACAATGACAGAGATGATGACAATTCTCTTTTTCCAACTAGGGCACCCATAATACCCTTTGATTTATTTCCTGTATGTCCCTTTGGATGTCAATGCTACTTGAGAGTTGTACACTGTTCAGATTTGGGTAAGAATAAATCTGTACTTTATTTTCATTGGATCTATGTTGTTTATTTGTAATACCCACACACTTTTTTGAAATGGCACAATCTGGAGGTGGTAATAGTTTTTTCTCTAGAGCCTATGAACTCTAAGAGTATTTCCCAGAAATAGAGTTCAATAAAAGTCTATTCAGTAAATTAATATGTTAACCAGAATTATTTCAACAGCTGCCAACACCAAGGTATTAGGGTTATTTGGACACCTCAAAAATAAACACAAGCCTAGGGAAAGAACTGCTTTGCTATCTGTTACTTTCTTGTGTATCTCTAGCATAGCTTTAGATTAATCTTATGCCTAATTAGCTATaaagtcattttaaaaaagcataaccATGCCACCAGAGCAGTCTTTTTGTAAGAGTTCAGTAGAATCTCATCTGTTCAATTTATCGGATGCTACCTTGCCCATGTTGAACTCTCTGATAAACTGAAACCTGGTTCCAGGTTTCTAAATATAGCTTCATCTGTTACTCAAACAAAGGAGAAGGGGGCACAATCAGCATTAGATTTTATTGATAGTTGGAAGGGGTGATAGCCAACCAATTCATATTTAGAGTAGACCCAGCAACATCAATGGGTCTACTATCAGTAACATTGGCTATACCCAAAAGTTGGAATTAATGGttacaaaacattttaaattattgCAAAACTGAAACAAACATTTCAGCATAATACAAACAAATGGAGATTAAAGGGTCTTTTGTTTGTAgatgaatatttattttttatttctaattAATAGGTTTGACCTCAATACCAAAGAATATTCCCTTTGATACTCGCATGATAGACCttcaaaataacaaaataaaagaggtcaaggagaatgatCTTAAAGGACTCACATCGCTACATGTAAGTCTGCTTTCTAGCATTCCTAGTATTTGTCTCTATCAAGGACTATGGCAATCTATCTTATGTCAAGTTGATGTTTTCTACCCTGACAGCCATTAACATAAAATGTATGGAAAGCAATGTGAGAAAAGATCAATAACACTTATGGGAAAagtcagttacagtggtacctctggctaacaacttaattcattctggaggtccattcttaacctgaaactgttcttaacctgaagcaccactttagctaatggggcctcctcctgctgctgcgccgccgctgccacacaatttctgttctcatcctgaagcaaagtgctatttctgggttagcaggtactatttctgggttagcagagtctgtaacctgaagcgtatgtaacctgaagcgtctgtaacccgaggtaccactgtatttgttatcTAAAGTACAGAAAAAAAACACTTTCCATACACAAAGTTGATCAATATTCCTGGTTTATTGTTTACCTAAACTACAGACAACCTTCAGTTCACCATTAACTGACAGATCTTGGGCTGAATTCACCCCTAATGAGTCCTGCCGTAGaagcctgtgcaaggactttcactagtgcaatggggcttaTGCTCTCTTCTCCCACTATGTGCCCCTTAAATTGGctcagggtatgtgtgtgtgtgtcaggagaacccccagaacaaaggggaaggagagaggggatcGTTCTGCCTGGCAAGGTGAAATTGTTGCACTGACGGAAAGACTGCTGTAGctcatgttgaattcctccccttATGTCAGAGTGCAGATGTCTTCATATGCCGAAGTAAAGAAAATCTCATACATTTTTTGTATAAACTTTCCCGCGTCTTGGATTCCAGCTGAATGGCCAGTTGAACGCCTAACAGAAAGTTCTTGGCCATATAAGAAATACATTTTGTTTAGCCTAGCACTTGAATTATAAATAAATTGACTACAGTCTTTTAAGACAAATAAACATTTCATAGCTTAATGTAAAATCCTGTTGTTTACTGACAACCAGTAGCAAAATATTGTGCCTAGCCAACATACAGCCTTCTGTTTAAATCAAACTAGCACACATGTTTTTTGAAATCTCACTGAACAGGACTGGGAAACTTTTTCCAGCCTAAGGGCTATATTCCTTATTGAGCAAATGCTAGACACATGTCAGCGATGGACATGTTTTACAAAGCCCTCTTGCAATTGTGATTATTGTTTCAAATGTCTAAGATTGGTACTGGAATCAGGAAACTAAATGGGGGAAAACACATTTTTAGGGTGGCAATTCTGCCAGACCAAGAGAGGTCTGTCCCTAAGCACAGATTTCAGCCTTCAATTCTCTAGGAAAAGGGTCAAAGTTCCTCTTCCTCAGCTGCCTCAAGTTCTTGGGAATAGTCATGCCAAGGTACCTTAGGTCACCTGACTGAAGTTTCAGCCACGTGATGTTCTAAAGTCTTACCTGATGCTCAAGGGGGAGAGCATACACAAAGTTCTGATTCAGGTTAGTTAATGTCCAGTTCTGCTGGAATTTACTTAGAAGTTGTGATTTTTCTATCACCACtgcaaaaaaggaagggggacaGTAGACACCATCTTTGGTCCCCCTGCTTTGAATGAGACTAAGCCATTCACGCAAACTTGCGTTTGAGAGGCAGAGTAACACTGGGAGTAGAGCAAGGACATGATGTGCATGAAGTTTGATATAGAATTTGCTTTGGTGGCAAATGAATTGCCATTCCACCCTGTCAAATATTTTATAAACACCAAGCGACAACAGAGCTACATGGCATTTAATGCTACCACTGTGGTGTATAGCATTCAGTGTTTTAATTACAGGATCTGCCAGCTAATTGGTAAGAGCTGCACAGTGAGATAGACACTGTGGTGTCATAGTTCAGGAGGGCTGTTGGGTGGTACAGATCCAGAGACACTGGATCCTTTCCCATCTTAGTACCACAATCAATATGGACCATAACCAGGATTCTGGGAAAGCACTGCCCTGCATAATTTCACTAAGCAGCATCAGCAGTTGTGGGACCGTTCCAAAATATCTTGCAAAATTCAGCTCTAAAGCTATCCATGGCATAAGACTTCTGTCACAATCACACACAGTTGGGATACAGCTTACGTTTTGACAGTACATCTAAGTGAAACTAAATGTTAATTCTTATTTCCCATTCTTAAGTCCTGACTGATTTCACTCCCTCTTGTTACTTGTTACTTCTTcaaatctaaacacacacacacacacgtttcatTTTGGAGCTTTCTGACGCGTAGATGGTGTTTTTGAATTCAAATGTGCAAAATACATAtatgcagtttaaaaaaatatgacaTCTTCTGAATGTGAgacgtaaaataaaataaatattctaaCTTCACCTTTTCACATTTTGCCTAGGCACTtgcactgaacaacaacaaaataaccaAGATCCACCCCAAAGCCTTTCAATCAACAAAAAAGTTGCGGCGCCTCTACTTGTCCCATAATCACTTAACTGAGATTCCAGCAAATCTGCCAAAGAGTTTAGCTGAGATAAGAATTCATGATAATAAAGTGAAAAAGATACACAAAGAAGCATTTAAAGGAATGAAGGCTTTACATGTGTTAGGTAAGTGTGTTTTTTATAAATCAAGCTGTTGCATAACACCAGGGGGGAAGCAAACTACAGTACAGTATTATTTCATTCATCAGCAATGTGATAGAAATCAGGGATTAAATGAGCCCTAGATGAAAGGAAGGCTCAGAAACAGAGCTGAGACAGAGCTGTCTGCATCCAAATGCACCATGGGGTTTCTGCTGAACAAATGGTTCCCAATAGTAGATTATTTTTTCTTAGCCCAAGCTTTGTAGGTAGAATTCAGATTCCTTTTTGGCTTTCTACTCTACCCAGCAAATGCAAACAGAATGGTTGCTTTATAGggcagagaaaaaaacaaaccatcacCTGCACATGGGAGTGAATTGTGTGGGAATGATTTCTTGTCTGGCTACAGTTCACACAGAAACAAGGCAGGCAGCCCAAGTTACTGCATGGTTCTCTCATACATCCCTACCCCATCTGAGCAaactgtgtgcatttgtgtgtattACACTTTGTCCCAGCTGGTTGAGTTTTTCCAACTATGCTCTCCTGCTCTGTGTTACATACCTAAGTGGTCAAACTCTCATCTGCACCAGGATGACAAATACTGAGATCATATTCCTAAGTGTGGGTGCTCCTAAGTTTCAGATGActagtttgtttttattctttaaatAAGATGTTTTAGAGGGGTGATTCACTTTGGGCAAGTAAGGTCAAGAAAAGTGTCTTGCCAGGTTACTTAAACATTTTAGAAATACGACAAACTGAATTTAAGGGGATAGTACAACTGCATTCCACCCTCACTATGGAAGATTCTGCCATTTCCCAATAGAACAAACTAAGGAACTGATATATTGCATTGTTTTCTTGTAAGAATGTTTGAGGAAAGGTTTGTCAGGTAAAATAAAAAGTGTGGATTTCACCCTGGCACCCTATCTCCTccatcccttaaaaaaaattaaatccaggAAAGTGCCCTTCCTTATCACAGTCATATGGAGATAGGTTCTGTTTACTCCATGATGGGAGGCACACTGTACATAATCAaacattattatatttattacatttatataccacttttatcttccaaggatctcaataatgtgtacatggttctcctccctgccctatttcatcctcacaacaaccctttgaggtaccgtatttttcgccctataggacgcactttttcccctccaaaaatgaaggggaaatctgggtgtgtcctatggggtgaatgcaggctttcgctgaagcttggaaagtgagaggggtcggtgcgcaccgacccctctcgctctccaggcttcaggaagacatccgcagcctaggcagccctgcgagagttcccgcagggctgtctaggctgcggatagtagcctgcttcccggagtgcCGGGCgtgctgaaagcagagcgcccggcgcttcgggaacacatccgcagcctaggcagccctgcgggaggttccgcagggatgtctaggctgcggatagcagcctgcttcccggagcgtcggacgccctgaaagcagagcgcccggcacttcgggaacacatctgcagcctaggcagccctgcgggaggtcccgcagggatgtctaggctgaggatagcagcctgcttcccggagtgtcgggcgccctgaaagcagagtgccccgcgcgccggacagacatccgcagtgtggggagccctgcaggagttcgccacagggctccccacgctgtggatagcagcctgccgcccggcgggcgaagcaccctgaagcagagcgcccctcgcgccgggcagacatccgcagcgtggggagccctgcaggagttccccgcagggctccccacgctgcggatagcagcttggcgcccggcgggcagggcaccctgaagcagagcgcccctcacgccgggcagacatctgcagtgtGGGGAGCTCTGCAGGAGtcccccacagggctccccacgctgtggatagcagcctgccgcccggcacgcaaggcaccctgaagcagagcgccctacgcgccaggcagacattggccagccccacaagctcgggggacagcagggaggcgcagcgccgccatcctgctgttcctcgacctggttcggtttctccgacctgcttttgggggggaaataaaggaaatttttccccctttatttccccgcaaaaaactaggtgcgtcctatgggacggagtgtcctatgggacgaaaaatacggtaagttgggctaagagatggtgactggctcaaggtcacccagtgaacttaatggctgagtgaggattcaaaccctgctcctcccaggtcctagtccagcactctaaccattatgccacactggaaCTGAACCATAGCTTTGAAAATAGATTATGCTGCTTTGGAGGGCCCTGGCTTAAAATAAACTCTCACACTGGTCTGTGTGACATGGACAATTAAAAACATAaggagaaccctgctggatccaCAGACAAGTGCTatttagaccagcatcctgtttcctacagtggacaaccagatgcctatgggaaatccacaagcatgCGTAAGGgcaaacaactggtattcagatgcatgcTACTACCTAAGGGGATTGCAGCTTAAGGCTACAAAAGCAGACTGAAGGTGCAAATTTACATGCCTATGCAGAAGTTTCAAAGAGTAAGATAGCATATGTCATGGTCTTGAGGAGAGACAGCAGGGAGTATAAAGGACATTGACTACTCGAATTAGGAAGAAAAGTAAACTGAATCCTGAGAGTGAGGTACATTTCTATTGGACACTTTTCTGCCGCAACACTAGGTTGTGCTGCATAACTCATCATAATGAACTTCACCAACAACAGAATTAGTGAACAGACTTACATGTCTATTCCAAGTTCCAAGGAGTAAGATAGCATATAGTCATCAAGCCTAGCAGCCAATGACAACCTTATTCTCCTTGAATTTGGCCAAtcctttaaagccatgcaagttggtCGGTATCACATCTTGTGGAAATTAATTATTTCCATCTTTGATAAATGTTTGCTTTATGAAAGGTTGACTGAAGTTTTTGAAAGAATTGTATGCAACTAGGAGCAAGTGTTCCCTGACATTTTAGAAGCTTTGATGTGCATTGCTTTGGTTTTGGTTGTATTCTCCTTAAAAACAATGCACGGCTTCAAGAATTTCTGCCATGTGACATGGCTTAATTTCTAAGCAAGAAACATTGGAGCTCAACTTTGTCTGGGAGTCATGCCTTCACATGGAAGCTACTACCCATACCTATGAGTATGAAGAGAACATTTATATTTCTGAATGGAGGAAATCGTGCTACACATGTTTAAAGACATTCTTTCATTTCTTAATGCTGTAAAAGCCTCAACCAAGGAAAGGTGTCTTAAAAACTACAGCCTCACAAGCCACAACTGTTATTCTTTTGGCAGAGATGAGCGCAAATCCTATTGATAATGAAGGAATAGAACCTGGGGCCTTTGAAGGTGTGACAGTCTATCATATAAGAATTGCAGAAGCTAAATTAAACTCTGTTCCTAAAGGTATGATCTTTTTTATTATATAAATCaggttttttatcttacattttctcATGTACATTGCTTTCTAATTTTGAGTTTGGTATTATGCTGATTGAATTAAAAATAATGGTGGTGATATACTTTTTAATTACAATGCATAATAAACATCAGAAGCCTATGGACACACCAAGGATCACCCATAGAACGGCCAAAATATGCAGATACCTGGGCAGATAGCAAAAAACTTGGAAGCACAAATTTAAAGGATATACCATAGATTCCGGTGTATAAGGTGACTTTTGAACCCTGGAAAATCTTCTCCAAAGTCTTATACGCCAGGTATGGGTGGCACGGAGTTGAGCCCGCCCCCCACTGCTGCTGTGGctccgaagcagcagcagcgggcggCAGACTCAGCTCCGTGCCGGGCAGCTTTCTCCCTGAGCGCGCCCCTGTTGCTGcttctgaagcagcagcagcgagcaGGAGGCTGAGCTCCATGCCGGGTGGCTTTCTCCTGGCACGGAGCTGAGCCCGTCCCCTGTTGCTGCCCAGTGTATTGGGCAACTGGGCTTATAAGACGAACCCTCAAATTGCAGCTGCAAATTTGGGGGGTCGCCtaatacgcccagtcgcctaatacgccggaatctacggtacaTTTTTTTCTTAAGTGCCTTAAAATTCTGAGAAatcccagaagtaggtgtttccTGAGGGTCACTACTGTAGCTACTCTAATGACTATCTACCTAGGAAACCTGATCATTTGGAAATACAGATGAACTGATAATACATTATCTCCTTTCATGACTCAGGTTCATAGAGGTGTCACTGCACAGTGGCAGAGGGTAAAGCTGTAGAGTATC comes from Podarcis raffonei isolate rPodRaf1 chromosome 2, rPodRaf1.pri, whole genome shotgun sequence and encodes:
- the ASPN gene encoding asporin → MREYVLLLLLALCSAKPFISPSYFTFKNMMLMDMEDLDDDDDDDDKDDNDRDDDNSLFPTRAPIIPFDLFPVCPFGCQCYLRVVHCSDLGLTSIPKNIPFDTRMIDLQNNKIKEVKENDLKGLTSLHALALNNNKITKIHPKAFQSTKKLRRLYLSHNHLTEIPANLPKSLAEIRIHDNKVKKIHKEAFKGMKALHVLEMSANPIDNEGIEPGAFEGVTVYHIRIAEAKLNSVPKGLPSSLLELHVDGNKISAIELEDFIRYKNLQRLGLGNNRIKDVENGSFANMPNIREIHLEKNKLKKVPSGFPDLKYLQVVFLHSNSISKVGVNDFCPTGGRLKKTLYSGISLFNNPVKYWDIQPGTFRCILNRNSVQIGNYGK